A stretch of DNA from Odontesthes bonariensis isolate fOdoBon6 chromosome 2, fOdoBon6.hap1, whole genome shotgun sequence:
AATATTtgtgtagcaagaacaggaaaagaatgagaaaagttaacatctgacctttaatgaaatgcagaacaatgaaatacagacgagtgtaaagcttgacttcacatcaaactgaaatgaaatattgcttcttcagatgtttacataaatacccacagctggtgcaaagctactttgtggatcttaactttaaacaaaacaaatatgttcagtataacagaataaacatgtttctactttcaaacagactgcattttgttctgtccatcaactcacaattgatgccatgtttgtcttgaatgtcacgagatccgtccccagttaaagcaatcccaacaaattataaagcactttcaatggttcttcaaacatgtgctccccacagaacattcagaactaaagtcctgacaagagaaggtggtaatccacaaagaagatttttaatctgaacaaagggGCAAGGCTTttgattggtagttcctgttgatgctctcaggtgaatgtttgcttatctgccgtgaaaattgtttttgatttaagccaatcatttctctgcagtgtgaatacgttggtgtctctttagatgagataattgagtgaaagttgccccacactgaccacagatgaaaggtttctgtcctgtgtgaatacgttggtgtctctttagagtagataattcagtgaaagctgccccacactgaccataGCTGTGTGGCTTCTCTCCGGTGTGAATGCGTTGGTGTgcctttagatgagataatgtagtgaaagctgccccacactgaccacagctgtatggcctCTCTCCtctgtgaatacgttggtgtgcctttagatgagataattgagtgaaagctgccccacactgaccacagctgaaaggtttctctcctgtgtgaatacgttggtgtgcctttagattacctaattgagtgaaagctgccccacactgaccacagctgaaaggcttctctcctgtgtgaatacgttggtgtgtctttagattacctaattgagtgaaagctgccccacactgaccacagctgtaaggcttctctcctgtgtgactacatTGGTGTGCCTTTAGCCTaaataatgcagtgaaagctgccccacactgaccacagatgtatggcttctctcctgtgtgaatacgttggtgtctctttagatgagataatgcagtgaaagctgccccacactgaccacagctgtatggcttctctcctgtgtgaatacgttggtgtgcctttagactagataatgcagtgaaagctgccccgcactgaccacagctgaaaggcttctctcctgtgtgaatgcgttggtgtgtctttagattacctaactgagtgaaagctgccccacactgaccacagctgtaaggcttctctccagtatgaattatctgatgatacctcagacgagatcgtttgataactttcccacagtccttacagcagtgccatctggatccctcttgggctctatgtttctgcaatgacagagaggaagaagacttagatccttttgaagttgtgttttatgataatcttcagacaatcttaaatcactgcaactcgaaaaaggaaatcatcctactcgctgattttaatatcaactgggacatcaagtcagggaaaaaattaaacagctgatggatgagtacaatttgacacaaattataaaaggaccgacaagaataactaatacatcaaatacaacaattgatCTAATATTTACTAATAATCCTGAAAGAATCTCTGAGACTTTTAATCTATTATCAGGCCTTTCAGATCACAACTTGTGCTCATGGAaaattaagaggaagcatttaatggcatccaccagaggtcaccagttctatttcatacccaaaagccagcaacaattcctgaatgaggaaatccaaaatctagaaggtctaatattctggaaaataacgacATTGACGCTAGCTCAGatgctttattaaaaaaagtcaatgatattataacgcacttaaaaaaaaaggggtaaatccaagcaacatagaaataatctaCCTTaattgaacaatgaaattataaaatgaatgaaaaatcgagataaagtcttaaggattacccgtaaggtgaaagcagattctatattgaggccataaatggggcaaatggcaattaaaagctaatatggaacaaaattaataatattaaaCTAAACTAGAAAAAATAGTAACGTTGAGTCGTTGTATCGTTGTAAAATATAAAGTTGAGTCTACAgtcataaactttgaatgaggtctctgtgacatTGTATGGCTAAGTTATGatgcctccaaaatagggcagtttttggctcgttaagcgcttttcaatgcattttcccattgcattgtgggtcatttcaaacttaacttaactatcagtttaaaggagaaatgcagatcagatttataacatgaagctgttataatagggcagccatcttggctctgccctcataagcagtgtCAGAACAGtgcaggctaacaaggcgttgccccggtaacaggagcaggtgcggctCGTCTTTGTCACTGACATGTAcgctcactatggcttcttaaaattgcactataattttgactgcagTCGACTATCTCGACCAAACGGTCACTGTTCGAAAAGCAAAAGTCatatccgaataattcttgaaccgtcagcgccccaagagaaggcagaagccagcggtgtaattttagttcggctactatgtgtggctcgttttttatggcagttttaaaatcattttcacctgaattttCTGATTTTAGGCCTTTATAATGGGTGGAATGTCAGCTGGAGGGCCGActctctgggctcagaggcaatttgtgataaaaatgccgttttgaagtaaaatttgtccagatcgggcagatattttggacatgagagacatttgtttgaggaattggtgcagtattACATTCAGAGTGAGAAACATagtgggagagacacctcagctgagatgtagtcttcctaaaactta
This window harbors:
- the LOC142387784 gene encoding uncharacterized protein LOC142387784; this encodes MCSWKHRAQEGSRWHCCKDCGKVIKRSRLRYHQIIHTGEKPYSCGQCGAAFTQLGNLKTHQRIHTGEKPFSCGQCGAAFTALSSLKAHQRIHTGEKPYSCGQCGAAFTALSHLKRHQRIHTGEKPYICGQCGAAFTALFRLKAHQCSHTGEKPYSCGQCGAAFTQLGNLKTHQRIHTGEKPFSCGQCGAAFTQLGNLKAHQRIHTGEKPFSCGQCGAAFTQLSHLKAHQRIHRGERPYSCGQCGAAFTTLSHLKAHQRIHTGEKPHSYGQCGAAFTELSTLKRHQRIHTGQKPFICGQCGATFTQLSHLKRHQRIHTAEK